In Acidobacteriota bacterium, one DNA window encodes the following:
- a CDS encoding 2-oxoacid:ferredoxin oxidoreductase subunit beta, translated as MKEIQESDHTNIIYQYLRDDAKWPHVWCSGCGNGMITSSLLRAIHQMGWKKDEVVIVSGIGCSSRLPTYVDFNTLHTTHGRAIAFATGVKLGNPDLNLIVVTGDGDGLAIGGNHFIHACRRNVNLTVILVNNYIYGMTGGQYSPTTPKGKFATTAPYGNLEPPFDPSELAKAAGATFVGRTTVYHAVQMDKLILQALQKKGFSFVEILADCPTLYGRLNRQGTPVDMINIFKEMAIPIAQASKLAPEKLQGRITTGVLWNIVRPEFCEEYDKIIQIAREKKAKMDKVEEEYLSKKRTEEVEEL; from the coding sequence GATGCCAAGTGGCCGCATGTCTGGTGCTCGGGTTGTGGGAATGGGATGATCACGTCATCGCTTCTCCGCGCGATCCATCAGATGGGCTGGAAAAAGGATGAAGTTGTTATAGTTTCCGGAATCGGTTGCTCGAGTCGGCTGCCCACCTATGTTGATTTCAACACGCTGCATACGACACATGGTAGGGCCATCGCCTTCGCAACGGGTGTTAAGCTCGGCAATCCCGACCTCAACCTCATCGTCGTGACCGGTGATGGCGACGGACTGGCCATAGGAGGAAATCACTTCATCCATGCTTGCCGCCGGAACGTCAACCTGACGGTGATCCTCGTGAACAACTACATCTATGGGATGACTGGAGGACAGTACTCCCCAACCACTCCGAAGGGTAAGTTCGCCACGACGGCCCCTTACGGCAACCTGGAACCGCCATTTGACCCTTCGGAGCTTGCGAAAGCTGCAGGCGCGACCTTTGTTGGAAGGACAACCGTCTACCATGCCGTGCAGATGGACAAGCTCATCCTTCAAGCCCTTCAGAAGAAAGGGTTTTCCTTCGTTGAGATCCTTGCTGATTGCCCCACGCTTTACGGTCGATTGAACAGGCAGGGAACCCCAGTAGATATGATCAACATTTTCAAGGAAATGGCCATTCCTATCGCACAGGCTTCGAAGCTCGCTCCGGAGAAACTGCAGGGGCGCATCACTACAGGAGTCCTATGGAACATCGTGAGACCGGAATTCTGCGAAGAATATGATAAGATCATCCAGATAGCCAGAGAAAAGAAAGCGAAGATGGATAAGGTAGAAGAGGAATATCTTAGCAAGAAAAGGACCGAAGAGGTCGAAGAACTTTAG